One genomic window of Eriocheir sinensis breed Jianghai 21 chromosome 57, ASM2467909v1, whole genome shotgun sequence includes the following:
- the LOC126984632 gene encoding uncharacterized protein LOC126984632 isoform X2, which translates to MWYWCAGYPFTGSLVTYTPRSFSSSVVDSGVFPMWYWCAGYPFTGSLVTYTPRSFSSSVVDSGVFPMRYWCAGYPFTGSLVTYTPRSFSSSVVDSGVFPMWYWCAGYPFTGSLVTYTPRSFSSSVVDSGVFPMWYWCAGYPFTGSLVTYTPRSFSSSVVDSGVFPMWYWCAGYPFTGSLVTYTPRSFSASVVDSGVFPMWYWCAGYPFTGSLVTHTPRSFSSSVVDSGVFPMWYWCAGYPFTGSLVTYTPRSFSSSVVDSGVFPMWYWCAGYPLPRCMTLHFSSLNCSSHFLFHFCSLVRSSSMKFAVIGSIRYSYRPRF; encoded by the exons atgtggtattggtgtgctggatatcccttcactggtagcctggttacatacactcccaggtctttctcttcctctgtggtggatagtggagtgtttcccatgtggtattggtgtgctggatatcccttcactggtagcctggttacatacactcccaggtctttctcttcctctgtggtggatagtggagtgtttcccatgcggtattggtgtgctggatatcccttcactggtagcctggtaacatacactcccaggtctttctcttcctctgtggtggatagtggagtgtttcccatgtggtattggtgtgctggatatcctttcactggtagcctggtaacatacactcccag gtctttctcttcctctgtggtggatagtggagtgtttcccatgtggtattggtgtgctggatatcccttcactggtagcctggtaacatacactcccaggtctttctcttcctctgtggtggatagtggagtctttcccatgtggtattggtgtgctggatatcccttcactggtagcctggtaacatacactcccag gtctttctctgcctctgtggtggatagtggagtgtttcccatgtggtattggtgtgctggatatcccttcactggtagcctggtaacacacactcccag gtctttctcttcctctgtggtggatagtggagtgtttcccatgtggtattggtgtgctggatatcccttcactggtagcctggtaacatacactcccaggtctttctcttcctctgtggtggatagtggagtgtttcccatgtggtattggtgtgctggatatcccctcccaagatgcatgactttacatttttcttcattgaattgtagcagccactttttgttccatttctgtagcttggtgaggtcttctagtATGAAATTCGCAGTCATTGGGTCAATAAGATATTCATACAGGCCAAGATTCTGA
- the LOC126984632 gene encoding uncharacterized protein LOC126984632 isoform X1 gives MWYWCAGYPFTGSLVTYTPRSFSSSVVDSGVFPMWYWCAGYPFTGSLVTYTPRSFSSSVVDSGVFPMRYWCAGYPFTGSLVTYTPRSFSSSVVDSGVFPMWYWCAGYPFTGSLVTYTPRSFSSSVVDSGVFPMWYWCAGYPFTGSLVTYTPRSFSASVVDSGVLPMWYWCAGYPFTGSLVTHTPRSFSASVVDSGVFPMWYWCAGYPFTGSLVTHTPRSFSSSVVDSGVFPMWYWCAGYPFTGSLVTYTPRSFSSSVVDSGVFPMWYWCAGYPLPRCMTLHFSSLNCSSHFLFHFCSLVRSSSMKFAVIGSIRYSYRPRF, from the exons atgtggtattggtgtgctggatatcccttcactggtagcctggttacatacactcccaggtctttctcttcctctgtggtggatagtggagtgtttcccatgtggtattggtgtgctggatatcccttcactggtagcctggttacatacactcccaggtctttctcttcctctgtggtggatagtggagtgtttcccatgcggtattggtgtgctggatatcccttcactggtagcctggtaacatacactcccaggtctttctcttcctctgtggtggatagtggagtgtttcccatgtggtattggtgtgctggatatcctttcactggtagcctggtaacatacactcccag gtctttctcttcctctgtggtggatagtggagtgtttcccatgtggtattggtgtgctggatatcccttcactggtagcctggtaacatacactcccag gtctttctctgcctctgtggtggatagtggagtgcttcccatgtggtattggtgtgctggatatcccttcactggtagcctggtaacacacactcccaggtctttctctgcctctgtggtggatagtggagtgtttcccatgtggtattggtgtgctggatatcccttcactggtagcctggtaacacacactcccag gtctttctcttcctctgtggtggatagtggagtgtttcccatgtggtattggtgtgctggatatcccttcactggtagcctggtaacatacactcccaggtctttctcttcctctgtggtggatagtggagtgtttcccatgtggtattggtgtgctggatatcccctcccaagatgcatgactttacatttttcttcattgaattgtagcagccactttttgttccatttctgtagcttggtgaggtcttctagtATGAAATTCGCAGTCATTGGGTCAATAAGATATTCATACAGGCCAAGATTCTGA